CTGGTATGGCCCAGTAACAACTGCCCTATAGAGATTCATGCGAACCGTCACGTCCCTCGAATTGTAGGTGTCATGGTAAGGCCCGCCGAACCTTGCGTTAAGGACCCGGTTTAGCTCCACGATGGCCGCTGCGCCCGCGTCAGCGGATAGAGTTTGAAATGGTACTCCAACAAACGCCGAACTCACCGAGGTGACGCTAGGAGGTGTCGTTGAGCTCGTGATGATAAATTGCAAAACAGTTGGGGTGGTGACACTCGTGACCGTAAAGGCTCCATTGTACAAAGGGCTTGGACTTGTCGAACTGTTAGCGTCGTAAACATTTGAAACGACCACGTTGTTTCCTGGAATGCGGAAATGCGGTGTGGCCGTGGTTAGTGTCACAGTATAATTGTTCCCTCCCGCCGATGCTACAGTCATGCCTATTATCGTGAGGTACTGACTCGAGAAGCGGTCCACCCACATGTCGCCCGATGCATTGGTTGTGGGCGCGGGGGTCGCAACGTTATAGGTGAACGTGAAGCCGTCAATTACCGAGGCTATTGAATACGATCCGTTAAAGGAGTTATTCGCAGTTCCATTGACCAATGCTCCGCTTATCCTAACCACGTCGCCGGCCACATGGCCATGCGGCAAGCTCGTTTTTAGCGTAGCCGCCACCCCGGCGATGCTGATCGACGAGACGGGGACAGGGTTCACCCGGTACTCGCAATTCAAAAAGCAGCGTCGGATCACGCAAGCCCGGTGATAGGCCGTCAGCCCATCCGTAGGCCGCTCCCCACCCCCAATATTGATGCAGGTGGTCTCGCGAACGTTATTGATCGAAGGCTGCTCTAAAATGCAATCCTCGATGATATCGTCGAAGCATTCAGGATTGTCCGGGTGCGCTCCGCCGGCGGTCAGCGGGAAGCATTCAAAACCTGGTGTCTGTGTGCCAAAATTGATCACCCGAATCCTCCTGGTGCGCGTGTGCTTGCCCACCACTTGGATGGCGCCGCAGGCGACGTTGGAAGACGCTTGGCCGGCCAGGTTGCAGTCCACCGTAAAGTCGGATGCCTCGAAGGAGTCAAGGTAATCGTTGTAGTTGCACCCGATGGCGGCGTATTCATAAGGCGCACTGGCCCCAACGAGCTGGAGAACCGTCACTTCCATCCCCGAGCCGAAAACCTTTAAGGCAGCGCCCGGCTGCCACTGGGTTTGTGAGGAAGTGGAACCCGGTGCAAAGCCCTGTGTTTGAAGAGTGCCTGGTCCCAGATGGACAGCGGCCGGAGGATTAAACGGGAGAGGAATCATCGCCCCGGCTGAGACCGCCAACCGGCACGTGATAGCGCCGTTGGGCAGGCCCTGGGGCTGAGTTGTGGTGTAGGAAAACTGACCGGTGGCAACATTGATCCCGAAAATCGAGAAGATACCGTTGAACGGGCCCCCGTTAGGCCCTGTCGCACCCGCTATCAGGACCAAATCGCCATTCGAATACCCGTTGTCAAAAGCGGTGACAGTGACCGTGGTCCCGCTGTAGGAAACTCCCGTCACAGAAATCGGCAGCGCCAGCATGGCCCCATCGAACTTTGCCTGGGTGCTACCGTCCAGAGGATCACTCTCGGTACCGGTGCCGGCGACGCCGTCGGTCCGGGGCGCTATCCACACGTCGAGCGCGAAGGGGTCCAGCAGAAGAGCATCCATCAGGGACATAGACGTTCCTTTAGTTCACGGCTGAACACGATGCTACTCCGTTGCCCCGCCACAAGTCAATAAATTTTTAGGAAATCTTGGAAGCATTTCCATGCGCAAGCAAGCGCTGAGCCGGCTGCAATACGTCTCCAACCCCTTTGCTAATGCGGGTGCGCTTGGGAACTGATGAAGCGTAACGAAGGGTTTGGCGCGCAATTTAAACATTGGCAAGGCCGGTGTGTTGCGTATCGTTCTGCGCAAATTTTGTCCGAATTGAATTTTTATTTATGGCTAAAGCGCACAAGAAACACGTCCGGTCTCGCGAAGATATTTCGGAACTGCCGGACTGGATGAAAGAAAAGCAATGCCCGCACAAGAAGCAGTACATGGCGGGCAAGCGGATTTTGCCAAAGAACATTACCGGCAGGCAAAAGCTCGACGATTTAATCGACGAGGTTTTTCTGGCCTATAACTCAGCGCGATTGAAGGAGGCCTGCCAGCTCTTCGCCAATAAGATGCTCGATGCGGATGTGACGATTGGCATGAGCATCTCAGGCGCGCTGACTCCGGCGGGCCTGGGTTGTTCGAGCATCATCCCGCTGATCAAGGCCGGGTTTGTCGATTGGATCGTGTCCACGGGGGCCAACCTCTATCACGACATGCATTTCGCCCTCAATTACCCGTTGCACGCCGGCAGCTTCAAATTCGATGACACCGATTTGCGCGATAATGATTTGGTCCGCGTCTATGACGTGGTCATTCCTTATTCGGACGGCTTAATGGCCACCGACGACATCCTGCGCGAAATTCTCGTCCAGGCCGAGTTCCAGAAGGAGATGGGGACCGCCGAGTTGCACTATCTGCTGGGGCGATATTGCGCGGAATGGGAGCGCAAGAACCGGCTTAAGGACGTGTCGGTGCTCGCCGCCGCGTATCGGGCGGGAGTCCCTTGCTATACGTCATCGCCCGGCGATTCGACCATCGGGATGAACGTGGCCGGAGTCGAATTGCGCGGCAACCGGCTTCGAGTCAATCCCTCGATTGACGTGAACGAGACGACTGCCTTCGTCCTGGCGGCCAAGCGCAGCGGGGGCAAAAGCGGCG
The genomic region above belongs to Verrucomicrobiia bacterium and contains:
- the speY gene encoding deoxyhypusine synthase, which translates into the protein MAKAHKKHVRSREDISELPDWMKEKQCPHKKQYMAGKRILPKNITGRQKLDDLIDEVFLAYNSARLKEACQLFANKMLDADVTIGMSISGALTPAGLGCSSIIPLIKAGFVDWIVSTGANLYHDMHFALNYPLHAGSFKFDDTDLRDNDLVRVYDVVIPYSDGLMATDDILREILVQAEFQKEMGTAELHYLLGRYCAEWERKNRLKDVSVLAAAYRAGVPCYTSSPGDSTIGMNVAGVELRGNRLRVNPSIDVNETTAFVLAAKRSGGKSGVVLWGGGSPKNFMLQTEPQIQEVLRIKEFGQDFFIQVTDARPDTGGLSGATPSEAVSWGKVDPTKLPDAIVCYTDTTIAMPLFTHYALARHKPRKLRRLFDQRGAMMRALTKEYFLHNKVKMLDGSAPIL